The DNA segment GGGCGCACGGCCGCGCGCCTTGGCGGTCACACCTTCCCGGCTCGCTGTCCTGGCGAAGGCTTACACGTAAAGATATACCATGCCATCTGCGTAAGTGTCAAGTTGTGAGGAGCGGAGAAATGTAGGAGCCGGGAACGAGGGAGCAAGGAGGGTCTAGAAATTGCAGACGGCGGGATCGGGACAGCCGCCGGCGTATTCGGGGGAGGCGTGGATGCCGCCGTCGCTGCCGCGGTAGAGGACCTGCTCTCCCTTGCTGCCGTAACGGAAGACGGTGATGCCCTTGCACTTAAGGGTGTGGGCCAGCCGGAAGGCCTTCGCCACATCGTCCACCGTCGCGTTCTGGGGGAGATTGATGGTCTTGGAGACGGCGTTATCGCAATGGCGCTGGAAGGCGGCCTGCATGCGCGCGTGCCATTCGGGCGCGATATCGAAGTCGGTGGCGAAGATGCGCCGGACGTCCTGCGGGACTTCGGCAAGGCCCCGGACGACGCCGCTCTTCGCGATCTTCTCCATGAGCGCCGGGGAATGGAAGCCGCGCCGCTTCGCCAGGCGCTCGAACTCCGCGTTCGTCTCCAGGAGCTGTGTGCCGTCCATGACGCTGCGTATGTAGGTGATGGCGAAGAGCGGCTCGATGCCGCTGGAACAGCCGGCGATGATGCTGATGGTGCCCGTGGGCGCGATGCTGGTGACGGTGGCGTTGCGGACCTTAGCCGCGCCGGGGCGGTCCCGCAGGCTGCGCTCGAAGTTGGGGAATGCGCCGCGCTCCCGGGCCAGCGCCGTGGATGTCTCCCAGGCGTGCTCTTGGATGAAGCCCATGAGCCGCTCGCCGAAGGCGATGCCCTCCTCGGAATCGTACGGGAGGCCGAGGGCGGCGAGAGCATCGGCGAAGCCCATGACGCCGAGGCCGATCTTGCGATTGGCGCGGGTGATATCGGCGGTCTGCGGCAGGGGATAGCGGTTGGCGTCTATCACATCATCGAGGAAACGCACGGCGAGGTGGACGGTCTCCCCGAGGCGTGGCCAATCGAGGGCACCGTCCCGGGCGAATTTCGCGACGTTGATGGAGCCGAGGTTGCAGCTTTCGTAGGGCAGCAGGGGAAGCTCGCCGCAGGGATTCGTGGAAGTCATATCGCCCAGCGCCGGGTTCGGGTTCGCGCGATTGACCTCGTCAATGAAGACGAGGCCGGGATCGCCGCCAGCCCAGGCGCTCTCGGCGATGCGGTCGAAGACGAGCCTGGCGGAGAGGCGCTTCACTTCCTTCCCGGTGCGCGGGCTAACGAGAGCGTAGTCGCCGCCCCTGGCGAGGGCGTCCATGAAGGCGTCCGTCACGGCGACGGAGATGTTGAAGTTGGAGAGCGCGGCGATGCCTGTCTTCGCGCTGATGAAGGCTTCGATATCGGGGTGGTCTATGCGCAGGATGCCCATGTTGGCGCCGCGCCTGCGCCCGCCTTGCTTGATGACGTCCGTGGCGGTGTCAAAGACGCGCATGAAGGAGACGGGGCCGGAGGCGGTGCCGTGGGTGGCGCCGACGATATCGCCGTTGGGGCGCAGGCGGGAGAAATCGAAGCCGGTGCCGCCGCCCGACTGGTGGATGACGGCCATGTTCTTCACGGCCTCGAAGATGCTGACCATGGAGTCCAGCACCGGGATGACGAAGCAGGCGGAGAGCTGGCCGATGGGCGTTCCAGCGTTCATGAGCGTGGGCGAATTGGGCAGGAACTCCAGGGAGGCCATGGCGGCGTAGAAGCGCTCTTCCCAGGCGGAGGCAGCGCCGCCGTAGCGCGACTCTGCGGAGGCGATGGCGCGCGCGACGCGCCGGAACATCTCCGCAGGCGTCTCCACAACGCGGCCATGGTCGTCGCGCAGGAGGTAGCGGCGCTCCAGGACCTTGGCGGCGTTGGCGGTGATGGGGATCTGGCTGTGGGAGGGCATTGGGATGGCCTTAGGGCCATTGTACGGCGGAAGCGGGAGGAACAGAGACCGCTTCCTTGGTCCCTCCCGTAGCTCGGAGACGAGCACAGCGAGGGTAGGGTTAGAGGCTGTTGGTACAGCCTAAGCAAGCGTCCATCCCCAGGGGTTTGATATTGCCAGGCAGTCTACAATTGTGTAGACTACATCTGTAAAAGGAGCTGAGCATGGAGAGCACGACGGTGAGGCTGAATAAGGAGTCGTACGCGAAGCTACGGCAACTTTCAAAAAAATCGGGGGAGTCCTTGCAAGAGGTGCTGGCGAAGGCGATAGACCACCTGGAGCGGAAGCGCTTCCTTGAACAGGCAAATGCCGATTTTGCGCGACTGCGGGAGGACCCGAAGGCGTGGGAGGAGGAGCTGCGGGAGCGCCGGGTATGGGATGTGACGCTGATGGACGGCCTGAAGGGTGACATCTATCCGATGGAAGGCTTAGGGGATGACAAGCGATAGCGGGCCGCTTCGCGGGGACGTGTGGCTCGCGGATTTGGGGATCGGACTGGGTCATGAACAGGGCGGCGCACGGCCCGTGCTCATCGTCTCCGCGGATGGCTTCAATCTGGGCGGGGCGGGACTCGTCGTCACACTGCCAATCACGAGCGTGGACAAGCGCATCCCGTGGCATGCGATCGTTGAGGCGCCGGAGGGAGGGTTGCGGGAGCGAAGCTATATCAAGTGCGAGGATGTGCGGTCCATCGCGAAGGAGCGACTGGGGCGAAGGCTGGGAAGCGTGACCCGGGAGACGATGGAGGCAGTGGATTACCGGCTGAGGATTCTGATGGAGTTGTGAGGATGAGCCGTCCCTTCCCGGGGCGACGGAGCGCTAATAGGCCTTTGCGAAGAGGACCCGGCCGGCGGAGGGCTTACCGGTGACGATGCACGCGCCGGCTTCGGGCTTCTGGTCGAAGGGGATGCAGCGGATGGTGGCTTTGGTCTCTTCGGCGATGCGGTCTTCGGTCTCGCGGGTGCCGTCCCAGTGGGCCCAGAGGAAGCCGCCGGGCTCTTCGAGCTTCTTCTTGAAGTCGTCGTAGGTGTTCACTTCATAGCTGTTGGCCGCGCGGAACTTGCGCGAGCGCTCGAGGAGATCGCGCTGGATCGCCTGCAGGAGGTCCATGATGCGCGCGGGCGCGGCATCCAGCGGCACGCCCATGATCTTGGCCTCTTTGCCCGGGATATCGCGGCGGGCGAGGACGCAGGCCTTCTGCGCGAGGTCGCGCGGGCCAAGCTCGACGCGGATGGGGACGCCGCGCGTCTCCCATTCGTTGAATTTGTAGCCGGGGGCGTACTGCTCGCGGTCGTCCACCTTCACGGCGAGGGCATCGTAGTTCGTCCAATCGCTCCGGGGGAGCGCGCGGACGGCGTCGGCGAGCTGGTGCGCCGCGGAGACGACGACGGAGCGCTCTTCCGGGGTCTTATAGATGGGGACGATGACGACGTGGATAGGCGCGAGGCGCGGCGGCAGGACGAGGCCCTGATCGTCGCTGTGGGTCATGACGAGGGCGCCGACGAGCCGGGTGGAGACGCCCCAGCTTGTGGCCCAGGGGTGAACGCGCTTGCCCTGCTGATCCTGGTAGGTGACCTCGAAGGCCTTGGCGAAGTTCTGCCCCAGGAAGTGGCTGGTGCCGGCCTGGAGCGCGCGGCGGTCCTGCATCATGGCCTCGATGCAGAGGGTGTAGACGGCCCCGGGGAACTTCTGCCCTTCGCTCTTGCGCCCGGTGATGACGGGAACGGCCATCCACTCTTCGGCGAAGCGGCGGTAGACCTCCAGCATCGTCCTGGTCTCCTGCTCGGCCTCTTCCTGGGAGGCGTGGGCCGTGTGGCCCTCCTGCCAGAGGAATTCGGCGGTGCGGAGGAAGAGGCGCGTGCGCATCTCCCACCGGACGACGTTGGCCCACTGGTTGATGAGCAGGGGCAGATCGCGGTGGCTCTGGATCCAGTTCTTATAGGTGTTCCAGATGATGGTCTCCGAGGTGGGACGGACGATGAGCTCCTCTTCGAGCTTGGCGCTGGGGTCCACCTGGAGGCCCTGGCCCGGGACGGCCTTGAGGCGATAGTGGGTGACGACGGCGCACTCTTTGGCGAAGCCTTCGGCCATCTCTTCCTCCCTGGCGAGGAAGGACTTGGGGATGAATATGGGGAAGTAGGCGTTCTCGTGCCCGGTCTCTTTGAACATACGATCGAGGGCGTTGCGCATGCGCTCCCAGACGGCGTAGCCGTGGGGCTTGATAACCATGCAGCCGCGAACGTCGGAGTTTTCCGCGAGGCCCGCGCGCTGGACGACGTCCTGGTACCACTGGGGATAATCGGTCGCGCGGGGCGTGATCTTCTCGGCCATTGGGACACTTCCAGGGTCAGAGGATGTGCGGATAAGTATATCGGAAAGGGATTTCGGAGACCTCGCCCCGGCCCCCTCCCGGCCGAAACCAGCGTAAGCAGGTTTCTGGGCGAGGGTAAGGGCGCAGGGTGCGCCCGATGGGGAGGGGCTGGCCTCTCCGATGAGATCGGAGCCCTTTGGGAAGGCCAGCCCCTACGGACGTGGGGGTTGCGGGGCAACACGGGGAGAAAGGGGCGCTCCGGTGCGGCCCCGATGCAACATGTGGTCCGAGCAGTCCGGACTCATAAGAATGAGAGTCCTTCGGAAAGGACCGCGTTCGTCCGATGGAATCGGACCGCCCCACGGGAATTGGGTTGCGAGGGCAACCGGGGTGAACATGGGGTAGTCGCGCCAGTATCAGAAAAGGAAGAGCTTGTCTCGCCCCTACGCGAGATGAGACAAGTCCTTGCGGCTGTCCCTGGCGTGATGCCAAAGCGTGAGGATTGTGAGGATTCAGACGGGGTTGTCGAGGGGTTCGGAGCCGGTGAGGGCCTCTTGGAGGAGAGCGGCGTAGGCGGAGTCGCTCAGACCTAAGAGGCCTGTGTAGATGCGTTCATTGTCCTCACCCAGGGCAGGGGGAGGGCGGCGGATGCCGGGGGTGGTGGCAGGCATCTTCCAGCCGAGGCCGGAGAGATCGAAATCGCCGAGGAGGCGGTGGCGGATCGTTTCAAAGAAGCCGACGGCGTGGTTGTGCGGCTCGGTGAGGGAGTCTTTGTTGTCCACCAGGGGAGAGCAGGGGACGCCGAGGGTTTGCAGGCGCGAGGCGATATCGTGGCCGGGGAGGATGCGGGTCCAGGCTTCGATGTGGGCATCGAGGGCTTCACGGTTGCGCCAGCGGGAGAGGGACGTTTTGAAATCGGGTGTGTGTATCCAGGGAGGATTACCCATGGCGCGGCAAAGGTTCTGCCAGTCGCGCTCGCTGCGGCAGGCGATGGCGACCCAACGATCGTTGCCTGCGGCGCGGTAGAGGTTGTGCGGCGCCATCTGGGGATGGCGGTTGCCGATGGAGGTCTGGACGCGCCCGTTCATGGTGTAATCGAGGATGGCTTCGCCCAGGTGAGGCATCATCGTTTCGACGCCGGAGACGTCCACGTGCTGTCCCCGGCCGGTCATGGCGCGATGGTGGAGCGCGGCGACGATGGCGAAGGCGCTGGTGGAGGCGTTGGCGGAATCGGTGTGGGCGCTATAGGAGGTGGTGAGGGGGTCTTCGCCCTCGTAGCCTCGGAGCCAGGCGTGGCCGGAGATGGGGTCCATGGAGCCGGCCATGGCGACGTAGCGGGCGTAGGGGCCGGAATGGCCGAAGCCGCAAGAGGTGAGCATGATGATGTCCGGGCGAATCTTCCTGAGGCTGAAGTAATCAATGCCCATCTTCTCCGGGACGCCGGTGACCATGTTGGTCATGACGACATCGCTGAGGCGGACGAGGTCTTTGAAGAGGCGCAGGCCTTTTTCCCGGGAGAGATCAAGGGTGAGGCTGAGCTTGTTGCGGTTGGTGCGGACGTAGCTGACGTTGACGTTCCAGGGTTCCGGGCCGGGATCGCCCTTGGGGTAGTAGGTGGTGCCGGGCTTGGGCCACTTCTGCCCGCGGGTCTGATCCATGCGCTGGATGGCCTCGAGCTTGATGACTTCGGCGCCAAGATCGCCGAGGAGCGAGGCGGCCCAGGGGCCGGCGACGCCTTCGGCGAGTTCGAGGACGCGGATG comes from the Chloroflexota bacterium genome and includes:
- a CDS encoding proline--tRNA ligase, which produces MAEKITPRATDYPQWYQDVVQRAGLAENSDVRGCMVIKPHGYAVWERMRNALDRMFKETGHENAYFPIFIPKSFLAREEEMAEGFAKECAVVTHYRLKAVPGQGLQVDPSAKLEEELIVRPTSETIIWNTYKNWIQSHRDLPLLINQWANVVRWEMRTRLFLRTAEFLWQEGHTAHASQEEAEQETRTMLEVYRRFAEEWMAVPVITGRKSEGQKFPGAVYTLCIEAMMQDRRALQAGTSHFLGQNFAKAFEVTYQDQQGKRVHPWATSWGVSTRLVGALVMTHSDDQGLVLPPRLAPIHVVIVPIYKTPEERSVVVSAAHQLADAVRALPRSDWTNYDALAVKVDDREQYAPGYKFNEWETRGVPIRVELGPRDLAQKACVLARRDIPGKEAKIMGVPLDAAPARIMDLLQAIQRDLLERSRKFRAANSYEVNTYDDFKKKLEEPGGFLWAHWDGTRETEDRIAEETKATIRCIPFDQKPEAGACIVTGKPSAGRVLFAKAY
- a CDS encoding adenosylcobalamin-dependent ribonucleoside-diphosphate reductase, which gives rise to MPSHSQIPITANAAKVLERRYLLRDDHGRVVETPAEMFRRVARAIASAESRYGGAASAWEERFYAAMASLEFLPNSPTLMNAGTPIGQLSACFVIPVLDSMVSIFEAVKNMAVIHQSGGGTGFDFSRLRPNGDIVGATHGTASGPVSFMRVFDTATDVIKQGGRRRGANMGILRIDHPDIEAFISAKTGIAALSNFNISVAVTDAFMDALARGGDYALVSPRTGKEVKRLSARLVFDRIAESAWAGGDPGLVFIDEVNRANPNPALGDMTSTNPCGELPLLPYESCNLGSINVAKFARDGALDWPRLGETVHLAVRFLDDVIDANRYPLPQTADITRANRKIGLGVMGFADALAALGLPYDSEEGIAFGERLMGFIQEHAWETSTALARERGAFPNFERSLRDRPGAAKVRNATVTSIAPTGTISIIAGCSSGIEPLFAITYIRSVMDGTQLLETNAEFERLAKRRGFHSPALMEKIAKSGVVRGLAEVPQDVRRIFATDFDIAPEWHARMQAAFQRHCDNAVSKTINLPQNATVDDVAKAFRLAHTLKCKGITVFRYGSKGEQVLYRGSDGGIHASPEYAGGCPDPAVCNF
- a CDS encoding type II toxin-antitoxin system PemK/MazF family toxin; protein product: MTSDSGPLRGDVWLADLGIGLGHEQGGARPVLIVSADGFNLGGAGLVVTLPITSVDKRIPWHAIVEAPEGGLRERSYIKCEDVRSIAKERLGRRLGSVTRETMEAVDYRLRILMEL
- a CDS encoding toxin-antitoxin system protein, which produces MESTTVRLNKESYAKLRQLSKKSGESLQEVLAKAIDHLERKRFLEQANADFARLREDPKAWEEELRERRVWDVTLMDGLKGDIYPMEGLGDDKR
- a CDS encoding CoA transferase; its protein translation is MLHRPLENIRVLELAEGVAGPWAASLLGDLGAEVIKLEAIQRMDQTRGQKWPKPGTTYYPKGDPGPEPWNVNVSYVRTNRNKLSLTLDLSREKGLRLFKDLVRLSDVVMTNMVTGVPEKMGIDYFSLRKIRPDIIMLTSCGFGHSGPYARYVAMAGSMDPISGHAWLRGYEGEDPLTTSYSAHTDSANASTSAFAIVAALHHRAMTGRGQHVDVSGVETMMPHLGEAILDYTMNGRVQTSIGNRHPQMAPHNLYRAAGNDRWVAIACRSERDWQNLCRAMGNPPWIHTPDFKTSLSRWRNREALDAHIEAWTRILPGHDIASRLQTLGVPCSPLVDNKDSLTEPHNHAVGFFETIRHRLLGDFDLSGLGWKMPATTPGIRRPPPALGEDNERIYTGLLGLSDSAYAALLQEALTGSEPLDNPV